A stretch of the Cheilinus undulatus linkage group 11, ASM1832078v1, whole genome shotgun sequence genome encodes the following:
- the si:ch73-70k4.1 gene encoding uncharacterized protein si:ch73-70k4.1, with product MAENYSKSKLKRKKYSAEDLQPDVCSRGAQRKGHGNGAAEPGRSAVPADVWWNREQLPAVDALWALTLKSALPYLQNKTLDLIPDLPEPSTARPSAAMADDQGWCGLSLEVPPFPELSTRTPSSPPAVSSSHQDLPAQTQPAADTPEHEASSNSRKHLRPSLKTLNRRTESVGGGEEKRDDRQLLQNQRRVSDSPVFMEEEAGNTEEVMEDGEGEVQGSMRKDGGAAGGEGVLQSCPMCLLVFPAGFTQMDCDGHLAKCLSEVNVDVTW from the exons ATGgctgaaaattattcaaaatcTAAACTGAAACGGAAGAAATACTCTGCGGAGGATCTTCAACCGGATGTATGTTCAAGAGGAGCACAAAGGAAGGGTCACGGTAATGGGGCTGCAGAGCCTGGAAG GTCGGCCGTTCCTGCAGACGTGTGGTGGAACAGGGAGCAGCTTCCTGCTGTGGATGCTCTGTGGGCGTTAACACTGAAGTCTGCTCTGCCTTACCTGCAGAATAAGACCTTGGACCTTATCCCTGATCTTCCAGAACCATCTACAGCT AGACCCTCAGCTGCGATGGCAGATGATCAGGGGTGGTGTGGTCTCAGCCTAGAGGTCCCCCCCTTTCCTGAACTGTCTACAAGGACACCATCAAGTCCACCCGCAGTCAGCTCCTCCCATCAGGACCTCCCAGCTCAAACCCAGCCTGCAGCAGACACACCTGAGCATGAGGCATCCTCTAACAGCAGGAAACATCTCCGACCGTCtcttaaaactttaaacagaAGAACTGAGAGTgttggaggaggagaggagaagagagatgACAGACAGCTCCTCCAGAACCAGCGTAGGGTCTCTGACAGCCCGGTCTTTATGGAGGAGGAGGCAGGAAATACAGAAGAAGTGATGGAGGATGGAGAGGGGGAGGTGCAGGGGAGTATGAGAAAGGatggaggagcagcaggaggagaaggagTGCTGCAGAGCTGCCCCATGTGTCTGCTGGTGTTTCCTGCTGG GTTCACACAGATGGACTGTGACGGCCACCTGGCCAAGTGTCTGTCTGAGGTGAACGTGGACGTCACCTGGTGA